Proteins encoded within one genomic window of Brassica rapa cultivar Chiifu-401-42 chromosome A09, CAAS_Brap_v3.01, whole genome shotgun sequence:
- the LOC103840896 gene encoding ethylene-responsive transcription factor ERF012-like encodes MVKQEPKIQTSSKKEMSLSSPYRSSSLSSSSPKIKNKNKKSKIKKYKGVRMRSWGSWVSEIRAPNQKTRIWLGSYSTAEAAARAYDVALLCLKGPRANLNFPTSSSYSLSQHLLDENTILSPKSIQRVAAQAANSSFDLLSPSSSTSSSSATSSPSDQEQHHDENDDDGMQSLIGSFVDNHVSLMDPSSSWYGDEHNGMFSFDDVAPFNYSPQLNSMTNMVDEYYYEDAYIPLWSFS; translated from the coding sequence ATGGTGAAACAAGAACCCAAGATTCAAACCAGCAGCAAGAAAGAAATGTCTCTGTCTTCACCATATCGTTCTTCATCATTATCTTCCTCTTCCCCTAagatcaagaacaagaacaagaagagtAAGATTAAGAAGTACAAAGGAGTGAGGATGAGAAGTTGGGGATCATGGGTTTCTGAGATTAGGGCACCAAATCAAAAGACAAGGATTTGGTTAGGCTCTTACTCAACAGCTGAGGCAGCAGCTAGGGCTTATGATGTTGCACTCTTGTGTCTCAAAGGCCCTCGAGCCAATCTCAACTTCCCTACTTCATCTTCTTATTCTCTTTCTCAACATCTTCTTGATGAAAATACCATTTTGTCCCCAAAATCCATCCAAAGAGTCGCCGCACAAGCTGCCAACAGCTCATTTGACCTTTTATCCCCTTCTTCCtcaacttcttcttcatctgcTACCTCGTCACCGTCGGATCAAGAACAGCATCATgatgaaaatgatgatgatgGGATGCAATCTTTGATAGGGTCTTTCGTCGATAACCATGTGTCTTTGATGGATCCATCATCGTCATGGTATGGTGATGAACATAATGGGATGTTCTCCTTCGATGATGTAGCTCCGTTCAATTACTCTCCTCAGTTGAACTCGATGACAAATATGGTCGATGAGTACTATTACGAAGATGCTTATATTCCCCTTTGGAGTTTCAGTTGA